A region of the Burkholderiales bacterium genome:
CCCAGCGCGGGCCCGCCGTTGCATGATCCTCCAGCAGTGCCACCATGCGGCCGCGTGCCGCATCGGCACCCAGCGCGCGCAGGCGGAACACCGTTGCGCCCTCCGGTCCCCGGACGAATCTCACCTGTGGGTAGCGGCGCTGCAATTCGATGTCGGGCCGATGGGTCGCCACGATCATCTCGGCGCCCTCCCACTGCGGCGCCAGACTCGCGAGGCAGCGCGCCAGCAACGCTTCGCTCGACCATGATGCGATAACGATCGACAGGTCCGGTGCCTGCGCGGTTTCCGTAGCCACCGCCTACTCCACTTCAGCCAGGCTGTTGCCCGGCCCCGCCAGCGCCCCGACCGCCTCACCCCATGCGTAGCTGGCCATGAAGGCAAGCAGCAACGGCAGCGCCATAAAAAAACGCCCGAGCTGACCCCCTTTGCCGAGCAGGATGCGCGCCATCCGCCAAAGCAGCAACGGCGGCAGCAACACCGTGGCGCCGGCGTAGGCGATGCGCTTGACAAGCGGAGCGCCGTTCAAACGCATGCCGGCGAACGAGCGCGAGTAGTGATAACGCTGCGACATGAAGTAGCCGAATGGAAACTCCTTCTTGTGCTCGACCTCGAGCCCCGGGTCGCTGACGAACTTCACGCCCAGCTCGCGCATCCGCGCGTGAAGGAAGTGTTCCCAAACCTCGTTCTTCAGTTCCGGACCCAGACGGTCCAGCATCGCGCGGTCGTAAATGGCGCTGCTGCCGGCGATCGCGTCAATTTCGCCCGGCTTGACCGGCGGCATGAAGCGCGCGTACTCGACGAAAAAAACCGCCCAATCGGTCAAGCGTTTAACCGCGCCGTTGCGCACCGGGCCGCCCATCGCCTCGCAGCCCTGCGCCAGCAATCGTGCGATCGTCTCGAACCAGTGCGGGTTCACGTTGCAGTGATCCTCGAGGATTGCAATCGCCTTGCCGCGCGCTTCGGCCATGCCGATGGCGCGCAGTTTCGGAATAGAAGTGCCGGCCAAGGCCTCGACCACGCGCACCTGCGGCTGCGGAAAGCCTTGCTTGATCAGCGCCGGCAGCGGTGCCCCGCAACGATCGACGACGATCACCTCGTACGGATAGTTGCCTTGCTGGTTGACCAGGTGCGCCAGGCACTCACCGAGTTCCGGCATGCCGTTGACCGATCCAATGATGACGGAGACGAGCGGTTCCTGACTCACGTTGTGGCTCTCTTTTCGATGGTCTGATCGGTGCGCAGCGGCGCGAGGTAGCCCCAGGTCTCACCGGCTGCCCAGACGAGAACGAACAGAAACAAAACCGGCAGCGCATAAATGAAGGCGCCTACGTAGCGCCCGTCACGAGCCACGCGTGCCCCGATCTTCGCCAGATAGACGAACGGGATCAGCGGGGACAGCATCAGCCGCGACAGTTGCATCCACACGCTGCGGCCACGCACGCGGGAC
Encoded here:
- a CDS encoding glycosyltransferase, with translation MSQEPLVSVIIGSVNGMPELGECLAHLVNQQGNYPYEVIVVDRCGAPLPALIKQGFPQPQVRVVEALAGTSIPKLRAIGMAEARGKAIAILEDHCNVNPHWFETIARLLAQGCEAMGGPVRNGAVKRLTDWAVFFVEYARFMPPVKPGEIDAIAGSSAIYDRAMLDRLGPELKNEVWEHFLHARMRELGVKFVSDPGLEVEHKKEFPFGYFMSQRYHYSRSFAGMRLNGAPLVKRIAYAGATVLLPPLLLWRMARILLGKGGQLGRFFMALPLLLAFMASYAWGEAVGALAGPGNSLAEVE